CATTAGTGCGATGGTTGAGGTAATTGGTCCAGTCTCAGCCACGACATTTTGGCGATGAAGGGACTTCCGCTAATGCTTGCCACTCGTCAGGGGTGTAAGTATGCATAGACAGGGCATGCACCCCATTGGCTAATTCATACGCCAGAACTTCATTCACTTTACGGTGCCTAGCTAATAATCGTAGCCCCTCAAAGGTGGAGCTCACCAGCACGACCTTAAAATGGGTTTCTGAATTAGGAGGCACATGATGATTATGACTTTCATTGAGTACTTCAATGTGTT
This portion of the Shewanella yunxiaonensis genome encodes:
- a CDS encoding BolA family protein, whose amino-acid sequence is MSVADTIQQKLQAELKPEHIEVLNESHNHHVPPNSETHFKVVLVSSTFEGLRLLARHRKVNEVLAYELANGVHALSMHTYTPDEWQALAEVPSSPKCRG